A stretch of DNA from Babesia bovis T2Bo chromosome 2, whole genome shotgun sequence:
TGTCGTCCAGATCGCTGCAAATAAGACTCATAAGGCAAGGCATTAGCTCCACGGTCAGCCTCAACATAGAAGCGCCCATCAGGAGTGATGACATTTCCACTCGGATCAAGGAGTATCAGAGCAGGCATCAAAGGAACTTTCAAAAACTGCTGAAGAAGCATGCGAGAGTCCGAATCCTGATATGGAATAGACAACCAATTGCCATTGCTGTCGTAGAGTTCCTTCTCAAAGTCGTCCTCAGTTTTGTCATTAGAAACATAGATGACCTCAAATCGGCCGTCTGTCTTCTCGTTAACAGCCCTGTGGTACTCCTGTAGTTTTTCACTGAAGTCCTTACTAGATTTAGTCCACCCAGCTCCAAAGTATAGACCGACTATCTTGCCATCTAACGCAGACTTTGGAACCATCTGATTATTACCATTTATCAGGGTATCTGGAAGCAAGTCCAACGCACTCTCGATCTTCCACGGGAAGTCATTCGGTCGGTGAGCCATGTGATATAAGGCTCGGTCATTGATCACTGAACCATCAGAATTCACTAAGACCACACTAGGAATGCCGGTAATGTCATATAGCTGACATAAATGCGATATACGTGATTTGTCATCAAAGGGAAGAGCGTACCAAGGCATGTCCTTAAAGTGATCTACACCGTCAACCTGCTTTTGATCCACGTTAACATACACTACCTGGAATTTACGGCCACTGGCCTGCACAGATTCCTGTATGCGCATCAAATTAGATGTGAAATCCTTATAACCCTTCTCCTTAAGCATCTTTTGAACGTTGTTTGAGTGGAAATAAAGCGCTGTAACTGAACCCTCTTCAATGGCTTCGCCAATAGGTATACGGCGTATATTGAGCTTTAAAATACCTCGTATCCACGAACATCGCTCAAATAATGGCAAAAATAAAGCACGTATAATGTCAAATACAGTTCGTGACCTACTGCCCACACGATGGTGATCATCTTTAGTATATAGAACATGACCTAATACACTTGAAATGCCAGGCGCGTCCTTTCTAATGTATTTTCCATATAGGTGGTGCCATAAGAGACGTTTTATGTAAGCGTAACATAGCGCTGAAGCCAATGCAGTGGTACCGGCAACGGCCACAGCCTTCCGAACGTTGGAGTTCTCCAAGGGAGCGAATAATACCCGAGTAGGCAGATTCTGCTCAGAAGTTTCCGGTAATTTGGCATGTCCAACCAGCATTTGAGGATCACGGGAAAAGAAGGCACTGTGTAGTCTAGGTCCCGCAAGTTTCATAGGCCCCAATAGGCGGTTAGGACAATTGGGACGTTTCTCCAACCGCCCTTCTACCAACCCACCAGGTGTGTGCGATAAAGCAGCTGTAAGAACAGCGATTAAGACGGTTCTCAACATCAACAGCATGTTGTCGACAACGCTCTATATACAACCGTGTCTAAAATAAGTATAGGTTTATAAACTAGCCTATATACCATCGCAAGGGTGTGTATACGAAGAAGGCTAAAATATTgtgtcatatatatgtcaaaGATGTTCAATTACGTCATTAAACTTGTGTGGCGATGCCATGGAATCCTCTAATACGTTAGGTACTATTTACCTTTCAAATGCACGTAACAGTGAAGGCTCTACTTTAATGTGCGCTATGTTATTAAAACAAACAAGGAAGTGCTGGTTTTAGCTACCTTCTAATATCATATCCCTTTACACACCTTAACAAACTGTAACCCTGCTATTATACATCATGCCTCTTCAATAAGATTTTATACAGATGCATATACTCACTGGTTTGTGTATTTTAGTGCGCCAAAGTATCAGGGTAGTAAACCACAGTCTAGGCCAGTAACCAATAGCTATAGATTCATAAGACAATAGGTACAAGTAATTAGGAATATAGAATATTCATTGGTATATTATTTCGTGTAAATCTATGTTTTAAAAATGCAGTTCGAAaagtaaatatattgtCATACGATGGAGTACTAGGTCTATGTGCGGCTGTGTAAAAGTTACATATCAGTTATTAACAAGGAACCCCTGTATGACAATTGCATTCGGCCACTTGGTAATGGTCCTAAATACATTGTTATGCATATGATTTATCGGGTGTGCCCTAGGTTGTAGAGAAAAGAAGCCAAGCGGTGACATGGTAAAGAGGAACGAGCGATAACCCTTGAAGCTACACAAATGCATCAATATGAGAGCTTTTATGCATAATAAGCTTTCACAACAACAGTTGGTAGACGAAGATAATGTCATTGGAGAGATTCTAGAAGACATTGAGTGCATCAACATCGATGATGATGCCTCACGGTCGTACGATGATCTTAATGATGACACTTTTGGCGATGGCGCCGATGCAACATGGGACCCTACAGAGACATTTAAGGAGGCTGAGAAGCCTCATGTAAGACGCAGGGGTAATAAGGAACTTGTTAAGTGTGAGCTTTTTGACTTTCCCGAGCCACAGCCAGTTGTCCAACGTAACAGAAGACAAATGAATACACGTCAACCAAAGGATCGTGATGATATGTTGGAAAGCAAGGATAAATCTAACGTGTCACAACGCAAGGATGGTAATATGGATAATGGAGTCTCAGGACAACGCAAGTTGAGGTCACCCAGGAATCAAACACCTAGAACAGAATTTACCACTGAGATGGAATACAGGGGATCTTTCACAAATGATTTGTCCAAATATATCAAGTTGGGGATGTTCGCGCTTAATAATCATCTGCTACATCTAGTCCACTCAGGAATAACCACATCGCACCATAGATGGCATCTAATGGAAAAGACATTGGAACGTCACGCAAGTGGAATTGAACGCACAAAGGAAAATATGCAAAAGGAACTGTTCATGGATGACCAAGCGTTTGACCAAATATTGCGCATACACCTGACACAAATTTGTAAGGACCCCCGTCTACAGAGCTATACTGGTCGTTGGAACACCAGGCACTTGAACATGCAAAAGGGGCAACAAGGCACCGCTTCGGAGACTGAAGAAAAGAGTAATGGTGTTGAAGAAATTCCTTTCGTAGAAAAAAAGATCGAAGTTAACCCTAACAGATTTGGTAAGACAAGTGCCGCCTCGGTGAGATATGGTCGCAAATTAATACGCCTTAGCGATATAGATACATCAGTAGTGAAGGATGGGCCCGTAAGCAAAGATCGACAGCTGCGTGAAACTATAGAGCGTGGATATGAAGCGTTGTATATGCTTTGCGATATCGAGGAAGATATCGAACAGTGCCCAATGAACCACGTTGCAGCATTGGATAAAATGCAAAAGGACCGCGAGGGAAAACTAAATGAACTTTTTGTATCGCTTACTACGGGCGATGTGGGAATAGAGGATATCATGGACCTGAACAAAGGTCGCATACTAATGATCAAACTAGGGAGGAAACTAAGTATCGAAACCAAGCTGCAGTTGGCGTGCTCCATTGTCAGATGTTCATCATTTTTCGCAAAGATATGTGCAGAAGTAGACGTAGTTCTGTCTGATCTGCCCTCCGTAGTATCCCTAATCCACTTGCTTGCATCATCGTCACAGTTGAAGCCTTTAGTAGCATTCGATCATGAAGTAGAATCAGACGATGTAGTTGATGACGCCGTCAGTATACACAGTCGATTGGCCACCGCAAACTCCTTCACAAGGTGCTTCCTATTCATTATCGAAGCTTTGACAATGACGGGACATCTTTTCCTGCTCACACCAGATGCCGGTGGTCGTGAGACGGCACTGCAAAGATGCTGTAACATGATATTGAAGGGTCAACAGCTAGCATACTCATTCAAAAGGTTGCTTTCATTAAGAACGGGGGTCATCTTCATGAACGTAGTACTCGAAAGGGCACGTCAAAACCCGATAGCAGTGGATAAGGATACGATCGATATGATGCTGCATTATACTCTAGAAGTATCGGAATCTATGACGACGAACAGCGAAGAATGGAAATCGTTGGCTTCAACCATCATGCAGATGTTTCATTAAGGTCCCCGGAATTGAGTTACCATGGATAGGAAAGACCATCACGTCTCTAATCTATCTTCTCCTCGGCTAGTCAATTGTCTGTGAGGGGATATATTGACTATTGGTTTTATTTCCGCATAACGTATACAACATGTGGACTGCTTTAATGGACAGAGGCATGTTGTCCACATTGAATAATTGCATATTAATTTTTAATGTATAATCAATAACCTGTTCCAAATGAGGGAGCACAATTGTCACGTAATTTTAACCGATAATAGTGATTATTCCTGTTCGACATATTCCATCCATGAGTCTAGATAACATTGAACAAAAAGAATGTCGAGTAGTGGATGCGCAGCAGTCAAAAGACGTGAAGCATCAAACATTAATCAGGAATCTGACATTTCCAAAGATACTACGATATTTGCCTCAGAGAGAATGGTCATGAGCTTTTCAACGGATAATGTCATCAACATGCGGTTTGCGCCAGCAATCTGCATGAAATAATGAAGTACCGTCATTGCTCATATGGAGTAGGTATCCAACTATATATCCTATTTGTAGCATTCAATTGTCTACTATGTAGTACCTAATGGAACTATTACCCTAGATTCCATTAATGAACGAACACGCAGAGTACGATTGGCAATACGGTAAATATAGTGACTAGATATTATATGCGATGTTAATCCCCTTTATCTCGCGACTTTTTTGCAGATTTGCGATTCATTTTCTGCAAAACCTGTATAGCCGCCGGCCTTACACCACCGGCAGCTCCTTTGAGAAGGCCTTGTTGACGCATCTCCTGATAACGCTCGTAAAGTTCATGGTGTTTCTGGCCACCAAAAAGGCCGTATTCAACACAATATACAACGGCCAAGACACTATTGGGGTGCGCCTCTAATAAACTCTCGTAGAATCCACGTGTACCGTCCCCCtgcataatatattaacGAGCAAAGCAGATATACCTTAGGGGGAGTAACATGCTTCTGGCCTAGCTTAGCGAATATAGATGGTGCAGCTTCAGGCTTTATGTCCGAAAGAGACTTTGACACCTATAGAACAATGTGTATGGAATTAGGTGAGACACACCTTCTTCTTGCCCTTGTCTTTCGGACCCTCCTTTTTAACTTCTTTACTGTTGCGTTTATCAACATTTTTCTTGCTAGTTTTATCTTTGGCCTTTTCGTTTTCTACCGATTTCTTTGGCTTCTTTTTAGAAGCCTCGCTTTCTTTATCTGCCGAACGGCGTTTCTTTTTATCGCCAGTAGCTTCACTATCCGGAGTATTCTTCTCTTCGTGTTTTCCCATACTGGCTACAATAATAaaaaaatgatatatatgtcctTAACTTATCACATCCTTCGTTCCATTGGCCTGACCAACAAGAGCCTCACCCATTCCTCACGGGGTAGTGTAAAAACAATACGTTGGTGATAACTCATTCTTTACGTGACCATAtgtgtattgatattttaaTTGTTTTTAACTAAACCAGAAGTGGTGAAGTCTTCCTAATATATGTCGATTCAAGGGGAACGTTCCGTTAACCAAAGAGCGGATCCGTCATATTAACAAAGGATTGAACATCTCTTGCATTAAATAGTATACTCATTAGTGATACATATTAGCTTGTGGTTACATATTAATGTATATGGTTTGTCTAAACGCAACTTTGTTGATccaatagatatattaacagACGGATTAAAAATCTGTTTGATTTCTAACTTGCATTTTATGATCATTGGTGTATCATATTTGTTAGTCAACAGCTTGCTGACCGGAAAATGATATACCCACTCTTACAATAGAAATCCTTTCTCTAGCAAATGGTAAATGACTTGCCGTTGATTTGTATTATAGATACTCTGTTATGATGTGTTACAGTAAAAACCTCTAACAAATTAGAGTATAACTTCATTATGAGAGGAAATTTAGCGATGTTTGAAGCTCTTACACCGCAGTCAATTTGTCACCATTTGACTTGATATGTTCTGTGCCCTCATCTTCAGCGGCGCATGTTTCTGCTGCAGCAATAATAGACTCGACCGTACTGGATACTTGGTTTACATAAGATGATTTACCCTCACCGAAAAGAGCATGGATGCGGCGTAATAAATCATCACCAAGTTCCTTTATGTTTGTAGTGTCGCAAGAGGCGTTGGTGCCAGGTTGCTGACTATTAGTAGTTTGATCCGGAGCCTCAGCTTTAGATTCACCCTTATCACTGTCCCCAATTCGCCGGCCCTGATTAGCCGTTCGGGTCTTTTTACATATCAGCAGCATTACGGCCAACAAATATTCACTCTCAACAATAAGCCGAGATATCAAGGGCAACGATGCTATCAGCTTAGAAATACACTTTTCATGTTGGCACACGTTCATTAGAACGTGTCCAAAGATGACCAAAGCAAAGTGATCGTTGCTTTCTACTCCATGCAACCGCTGACAAACCTTCTCAACGATGCTTTCACCTTGCTTATCCTTTACTATGAATTTAAGCAACATTTTTAAAACAGAAAGGTTCCTGTTTATCGACTGCCCATGCTTATTGAGTGCTAGAGTAGACACCATCTCGGGAAAGCAATTATAAATTGTGTTTGGATTCTTCCGATGAACCTCATGGAAAAAGGTCTTTGCACAATGAGAGACCTTTTGGTCGGTGTCAAGCGTAAGATACATCATAGAGTCCACCAATTTACCACGGGGTTTCATCATGTCGTTCATGACTAAATGAGTAAAAACCAATACTGCGGCCTCTCTGACGCAGTTCTCACTGTCCCTCAATATGGCACCAACCTCATCATTCCACGGTTCCAACAAGTTTGGGTGCCGGCATAGCAAGTCACCATAACTCATTAGCAATGTTGCACGCAAGATTCCAGTACCTGGTTCTGGTAGGTAATAGTGATTTACGTCAACAGATCTCGCGGGTGACTTATCGCATACTTGTTGCAGATTGTTGTTCATCAAAAGGGATATTATAACCTCAAGAACGGAAGATGGCCCCGGAGTACCATCTTCGGGGTGGAATATCGAGTTGCAAAATTGCTTGGAAACAGTTGCATACTTGCACAAGGATAATGCCGCACAGGTCTTCAATATTTCGATTTCTCTAGATATTCCAGAACCCTTGATATTGTTACGATCGCCTGCAGTCCTGGTCTCATCACCATTGCATTCCGTTGCCATTTGCGGATCATTGTCAATACCCGGTATGACGAACTCGCTAGGATTTCTTAAACAACTAACAATTATATTGCGTAGAGGACCACCTAATAGATTCTCACATACAATATTGCGCTCGCAAAGGTGTTCAAAAAGCTCCCTTTCCTGCTCTTCCGTGGTGGCCATACCCATTTGCGCAGAAGCTTCACCTTGAAACTTGTCCCCttcatcggtatccatTGACGATCGCTCTTTCTTGAGTTCTGATTGCAAGCTGTCTATACTAATAATTGTTCTTATGGCCACGTGTCCCGCAAGGAATATAACGTGCGCCAGTTGTCGGCATGTAAGGGAATTATTGGAATCATCTCCGATAATTTTCTCAATGAGATGATTCAGAGTCTCAGACCACAAAACTTCAGGGTTCGTAGCGTGGGTAAAAGTAACATCTACCACGCATTGCGCCATCCGGAACCAGGAATCATCCAAAGAACCAAAGGTAGCTGTAAACAAATCAATTATG
This window harbors:
- a CDS encoding Thioredoxin-like family protein, translated to MLLMLRTVLIAVLTAALSHTPGGLVEGRLEKRPNCPNRLLGPMKLAGPRLHSAFFSRDPQMLVGHAKLPETSEQNLPTRVLFAPLENSNVRKAVAVAGTTALASALCYAYIKRLLWHHLYGKYIRKDAPGISSVLGHVLYTKDDHHRVGSRSRTVFDIIRALFLPLFERCSWIRGILKLNIRRIPIGEAIEEGSVTALYFHSNNVQKMLKEKGYKDFTSNLMRIQESVQASGRKFQVVYVNVDQKQVDGVDHFKDMPWYALPFDDKSRISHLCQLYDITGIPSVVLVNSDGSVINDRALYHMAHRPNDFPWKIESALDLLPDTLINGNNQMVPKSALDGKIVGLYFGAGWTKSSKDFSEKLQEYHRAVNEKTDGRFEVIYVSNDKTEDDFEKELYDSNGNWLSIPYQDSDSRMLLQQFLKVPLMPALILLDPSGNVITPDGRFYVEADRGANALPYESYLQRSGRQFVEDVSVNVDAFAHQPVVILFMDDVSGEDQSELLLQLSKAAEGHGSTRKGRELKFFVSRVKDKRNDAVRTICGCERNSKPQVVILDLLTQKVHYDPKMNAIDKDSILAMIDQFYEGKLKTRGITMPT